GGTGTTCGCCCGTGACGGCGCCGCCGTGGTCGCGATCGACATGCCGTCCGACGACCTGACCGCCGTCGCCCAGAAGGTCGGCGGCACCTCGCTGGCCCTGGACGTCACCGCGGCCGACGCCGTCGATCAGATCACCGCGCACCTCAAGGAGCACCACGGCGGCAAGGCCGACATCCTGGTCAACAACGCCGGCATCACCCGCGACAAGCTACTGGCCAACATGGACGACGCCCGCTGGGACTCGGTCATCGCCGTGAACCTGCTTGCCCCGCAGCGTCTTACCGAAGGCCTCATCGACAACGGCACCATCGGAGAGGGCGGACGCATCATCGGCCTGGCCTCCATCGCCGGTATCGCCGGTAACCGCGGCCAGACCAACTACGGCGCCACCAAGGCCGGCATGATCGGCATCACCCAGGCGCTGGCCCCGTCGCTGGCCGAGAAGGGCATCACCATCAACGCCGTCGCACCGGGCTTCATCGAGACCAAGATGACCGCCGCCATCCCGCTGGCCAACCGCGAGGTCGGCCGCCGCATCAACTCCCTGAACCAGGGTGGAGAGCCGGTGGATGTCGCCGAGACCATCGCCTACTTCGCCAGCCCCGCCTCGAACGCGGTGACCGGCAACGTGGTTCGCGTCTGCGGCCAGTCCTGGCTGGGGGCATAGCCATGGCTCAGCCGTCCGGGCTCCAGAACATGGTGATGGCGGCAGTGGGTGCACTGCCGTTCATCCCCCGTCCGTCCACCCTGCCCAGCAGGGTTGTTCGGACCCACGGTGTACAAATCGACCCCGCACACGTCGCCGCCTACGCCAAGGTGACCGGCTTGAGCTTCACCGACAAGGTGCCGGTGACGTATCCGTTCGCGCTGCAGTTCCCCTCGGTCATGGCATTGGTGACGGGACTGGACTTCCCGTTCCCGGCCATCGGCACCGTGCACCTGGAGAACCACATCACCCAGCACCGCGCCATCACCGCGACCGACACCGTCGATATCGAGGTGCGCACCGAGAACCTGCGCGAGCATCGCAAGGGCCTGCTGGTGGACGTCCTGACCGACATCACGATCGGCACGGACACCGTGTGGCAGCAGACCATGACGTTCCTGCGTCAGCAGCGCACCAGCCTGTCCGACGGGCCCAAGTCGGAACCGCCCAAGGCCGTCAAACTGCCGCCGCCGAACTCGACACTGCGGATCAGCGGTGGACAGATCCGCCGGTACGCATCGGTGGGTGGGGACCACAATCCGATCCACACCTCGTCGATCGGCGCGAAGGCGCTGGGCTTCCCGAAGGCAATCGCTCACGGAATGTTCACCGCTGCAGCAGTTCTGGGGAACATCCAGGGTGAGATTCCCGACGCTGTGCGTTACGACGTCAAGTTCGGCAAGCCGATTCTGCTGCCCGCCTCGGTGGGCGTGTGGATCGAGAAGGACGCCAAGGGCTGGGACATCGCCGTTCGCAATCCCAAGAAGGGTGATCCGCACCTGAACGGAACCATCACCCCGCTCTGATCGCACCTCGTTGAAGGCCCGTGACCGGCAATCCGGTCGCGGGCTTTCTGCGTTCGCCGAGTGTCGACTTTCCGCGCGAAATCGCGAGAAGTCGGCCCAACAACTCGACACTCGGCGAAGAAGTGTTGCCAGGCCCCTCCGGTAATACTCACGCTGATCTCGACGGCTGCACTTCGGCGAACCGCTCGTTACGATCGCTCGTCATTTCCTGCAGCAAATTCGAGGAGTACGTCGTGCCAGCGGACGAGGATCACCAGGAAGCGCCATCCGTCGACTGGCGCGCACTGCTGCGACAGCTCCCTTTGTTGAACATCCTCGGCGTGGTCGCCGTCCTCGTCGCGGCCACCCTGGTGGTGGTCAAGAATCTGCCCGACCACAGCACCGACCAGCTACTCAACGTGTCCTACGACCCGACGCGTGAGCTCTACAACGTCCTCGACGGCACCTTCACCAAGCAGTACAAGGACAAGACCGGCAAGACGATCGAGATCAAGCGCACCAACGGTGGATCGGGGCGCCAAGCCCGCAGCGTCCTGGATGGCAGTCAGCGCGCCGACGTGGTGTCGCTGGCATCTGTGAGTGACGTGGACACATTGAGCCTGCGCCGGCTGATCGCGCCCAACTGGCGGCAACGGCTGCCTAACAACTCCGTCCCCTACACCTCGACCATCGTGTTCGTCGTGCGCAAGGGCAACCCACGCGATATCCACGACTGGCCCGACCTCGCCAAGGAAAACGT
This genomic window from Mycobacteroides chelonae contains:
- a CDS encoding MaoC/PaaZ C-terminal domain-containing protein, with protein sequence MAQPSGLQNMVMAAVGALPFIPRPSTLPSRVVRTHGVQIDPAHVAAYAKVTGLSFTDKVPVTYPFALQFPSVMALVTGLDFPFPAIGTVHLENHITQHRAITATDTVDIEVRTENLREHRKGLLVDVLTDITIGTDTVWQQTMTFLRQQRTSLSDGPKSEPPKAVKLPPPNSTLRISGGQIRRYASVGGDHNPIHTSSIGAKALGFPKAIAHGMFTAAAVLGNIQGEIPDAVRYDVKFGKPILLPASVGVWIEKDAKGWDIAVRNPKKGDPHLNGTITPL